One window of the Amycolatopsis mediterranei genome contains the following:
- the fabG gene encoding 3-oxoacyl-ACP reductase FabG yields MWAREGLSHGNRSLVTLGMLIALGADPELRTHFRIAVTNGLTEDELAEVIYHASGYAGSPAPSRPALRSARLRPDSEPLRGQAMRPVAGRPYDETQGVSMSLEGKVAVVTGGGRGIGEAIAAVLGAQGAAVAVWDLDGEGAEKTVAGIREAGGTAIAVAGDAADAAAVAAAAARTRAELGPVSILVNNAGITAYEPFTTITEESWDRLIGVNLRGPFLVTRELVPDMLATGWGRIVNISSSSAQTGAPAMAHYAASKGGVIGLTKALAMEYADKGITVNNVPPGFIDTPLIREGPIDVEAAAATMPMKRAGRPEDIAYAVAYLVSEEAGYVTGQTLSANGGRYLV; encoded by the coding sequence CTGTGGGCTCGCGAAGGGCTCAGTCACGGGAATCGCAGCCTCGTCACGCTCGGCATGTTGATCGCGCTCGGCGCCGATCCGGAACTGCGCACCCACTTCCGGATCGCGGTGACGAACGGGCTGACCGAAGACGAGCTGGCCGAGGTCATCTACCACGCCAGCGGCTACGCCGGTTCCCCCGCACCGTCGCGGCCCGCGCTGCGGTCCGCGAGGCTCCGGCCGGATAGCGAGCCGCTGCGCGGCCAGGCGATGCGCCCGGTCGCGGGGCGGCCGTACGACGAGACACAGGGAGTCAGCATGTCACTCGAAGGAAAGGTTGCGGTCGTCACCGGCGGCGGCCGCGGGATCGGCGAGGCGATCGCCGCCGTGCTCGGTGCGCAGGGTGCCGCCGTCGCGGTCTGGGACCTGGACGGCGAGGGGGCCGAGAAGACCGTCGCCGGCATCCGCGAGGCGGGTGGCACGGCGATCGCGGTGGCGGGCGATGCGGCCGATGCTGCCGCGGTGGCCGCGGCGGCGGCCCGGACTCGCGCCGAGCTCGGGCCCGTCTCGATCCTGGTCAACAACGCCGGAATCACCGCCTACGAACCGTTCACGACCATCACCGAGGAATCGTGGGACCGCCTGATCGGGGTCAACCTGCGTGGTCCGTTCCTGGTCACGCGGGAGCTGGTGCCCGACATGCTCGCGACGGGCTGGGGGCGGATCGTCAACATCTCCTCGTCGTCCGCGCAGACCGGGGCGCCCGCGATGGCCCATTACGCGGCGTCCAAGGGCGGCGTCATCGGACTCACGAAGGCGCTCGCCATGGAGTACGCCGACAAGGGGATCACGGTGAACAACGTGCCGCCCGGGTTCATCGACACGCCTTTGATCCGCGAAGGGCCTATCGACGTCGAGGCGGCCGCGGCCACGATGCCGATGAAGCGGGCGGGCCGGCCGGAGGACATCGCCTACGCGGTCGCGTACCTCGTCTCCGAGGAGGCCGGGTACGTGACCGGCCAGACGCTCAGCGCCAACGGCGGGCGCTACCTGGTTTGA
- a CDS encoding NAD(P)-binding protein, with protein MSEPPNMADAAGRVDVLVAGGGVTGIYQLYRAREARFSVKLLEADYGVGGTRYWNRYPEARFDSESYTYGCLFS; from the coding sequence ATGAGCGAACCGCCAAACATGGCGGACGCGGCGGGCCGAGTCGATGTTCTGGTCGCGGGAGGCGGTGTCACGGGGATCTATCAGCTGTACCGAGCCCGCGAAGCCAGGTTCTCGGTGAAGCTCCTCGAAGCGGACTACGGCGTGGGCGGCACCCGGTACTGGAACCGCTACCCGGAGGCACGCTTCGATTCGGAGAGCTACACCTACGGCTGCCTGTTCTCCTGA
- a CDS encoding flavin-containing monooxygenase, which yields MRRDIRFGAKMVSATWYETTGLWTVRTADGTEVRARFPVAATGILSVPHIPDIPGRAGFRGDQHHTGLWPKTPVDFAGKRVALIGTGSSGVQLVPALAGEVASLTVQQRTPDWCIPLNNNGPLSAEEQAQLKADYERIRDTLNPSPSGFPHTINMRKAAEDSAQDRPEFYEKMRKGPDFTKLTENCLDMLTDPAVNAEWCEFTVRKIRAIVADPETAGKLIPNDHYEAYNNPNVSLVSLLDDPNVLITETGIETAAGAQGFDIIIWATGYDFGTGALNRVGVRGREGLALEEHWADRPRTFSRNGDRRLPELLLPRRPHGALGDNPRYPGDQVYFGVDALVHTRDHGYDVVEVTIRPRKRGRP from the coding sequence CTGCGCCGCGACATCCGCTTCGGCGCCAAGATGGTCTCCGCCACCTGGTACGAGACGACCGGGCTCTGGACCGTCCGGACGGCCGACGGCACCGAGGTGCGGGCGCGGTTCCCCGTCGCAGCGACCGGCATCCTCTCGGTGCCGCACATCCCGGATATCCCCGGGCGTGCGGGCTTCCGCGGCGATCAGCACCACACCGGCCTCTGGCCGAAGACACCCGTCGACTTCGCCGGCAAGCGCGTCGCCCTCATCGGTACCGGTTCCAGTGGCGTCCAGCTCGTCCCCGCCCTCGCCGGCGAGGTGGCCTCGCTGACGGTGCAGCAGCGCACTCCCGACTGGTGCATCCCGCTCAACAACAACGGCCCCCTTTCGGCCGAGGAGCAGGCGCAGCTCAAGGCGGACTACGAGCGGATCCGCGACACCCTCAACCCGTCTCCGAGCGGTTTCCCGCACACGATCAACATGCGCAAGGCCGCCGAAGACTCCGCGCAGGATCGCCCGGAGTTCTACGAGAAGATGCGGAAGGGCCCAGACTTCACGAAGCTGACCGAGAACTGCCTCGACATGCTGACCGACCCGGCCGTGAACGCGGAGTGGTGCGAGTTCACGGTACGGAAGATCCGCGCGATCGTCGCCGATCCCGAGACGGCCGGCAAGCTCATCCCCAACGACCACTACGAGGCCTACAACAACCCCAACGTCTCGCTCGTCTCGCTGCTGGACGACCCGAACGTGCTCATCACCGAAACGGGGATAGAGACGGCCGCGGGAGCTCAGGGCTTCGACATCATCATCTGGGCGACCGGCTACGACTTCGGCACCGGTGCGCTCAACCGGGTGGGCGTCCGTGGCCGGGAAGGGCTCGCACTGGAAGAGCATTGGGCGGACCGCCCGCGGACCTTTTCTCGGAATGGTGACCGCCGGCTTCCCGAACTTCTTCTTCCCCGGCGGCCGCACGGCGCGCTCGGCGACAACCCGCGCTACCCGGGTGACCAGGTGTACTTCGGCGTCGACGCGCTGGTCCACACCCGTGACCACGGGTACGACGTGGTCGAAGTGACCATCAGGCCGAGGAAACGTGGACGGCCATGA
- a CDS encoding nuclear transport factor 2 family protein, translating to MSTITEESVAAGVQAAIAAYAHALDAGRTDDIVELFWPDGVAEIAGMGIFEGHDAIREGYAAFVPTQPQLHVVANTVLTSWAAYEATAISNLAFFQRGEAGWAVQLVGRYDDTLHRRKNVWKFQRRMTTFLP from the coding sequence ATGAGCACGATCACCGAAGAGTCGGTCGCGGCGGGCGTACAGGCGGCCATCGCCGCGTACGCGCACGCGCTGGACGCCGGCCGGACCGACGACATCGTGGAGCTGTTCTGGCCGGACGGCGTCGCCGAAATCGCCGGGATGGGGATCTTCGAAGGGCATGACGCGATCCGCGAGGGCTACGCCGCCTTCGTCCCGACGCAGCCGCAGCTGCACGTCGTGGCCAACACGGTGCTCACGTCGTGGGCCGCATACGAAGCCACGGCGATCAGCAACCTGGCCTTCTTCCAGCGCGGCGAGGCCGGTTGGGCGGTCCAGCTCGTCGGACGCTACGACGACACGCTGCACCGGCGCAAGAACGTGTGGAAGTTCCAGCGTCGCATGACGACTTTCCTACCGTAG
- a CDS encoding YybH family protein: MSEATQAWVAVGVRAVLGAHTQAQDAGRTDDVVALYVPDGVLELPGVDPIEGHDALREAFKGWAPTQPQLHLVTNTVLTSWTDEEATAVSDVALLLRGESGWAVQVVGRYDDTLRRHGGEWRLRRRKTTYQA; the protein is encoded by the coding sequence ATGAGCGAAGCCACACAGGCGTGGGTCGCGGTGGGCGTGCGCGCCGTGCTCGGAGCGCACACCCAGGCGCAGGACGCCGGACGCACCGATGACGTCGTCGCCCTTTACGTGCCGGACGGAGTGCTCGAACTGCCCGGCGTGGATCCGATCGAAGGTCATGACGCGCTCCGTGAAGCGTTCAAGGGCTGGGCGCCGACGCAACCGCAGCTGCACCTCGTGACCAACACGGTGCTCACCTCGTGGACCGACGAAGAGGCGACGGCGGTGAGCGACGTGGCGTTACTCCTGCGCGGTGAGTCCGGTTGGGCCGTCCAGGTCGTGGGGCGCTACGACGACACGCTGCGGCGGCACGGTGGCGAATGGCGGTTGCGGCGGCGCAAGACGACCTACCAGGCCTAG
- a CDS encoding isochorismatase family protein: MALSTLDPKTALIVIDLQKAIAALPAAHPIAEVAANAARLANAFRARGLPVVLVRATGIAPGRTERSFSRPGAPLPPADAADLLPELNQQDTDHEILKQTWGAFMRTGLDELLRSLGVTQVVVVGVATSFGVESTARQAYEHGYHVTLATDAMTDFSAEAHENSVVRVFPALGETGTTDEVLKLVETI; encoded by the coding sequence GTGGCCCTGTCCACCCTCGACCCGAAGACCGCGCTCATCGTCATCGACCTGCAAAAGGCCATCGCCGCACTGCCGGCGGCGCACCCGATCGCCGAGGTCGCGGCCAACGCGGCTCGCCTGGCCAACGCGTTCCGTGCGCGCGGCCTGCCCGTTGTCCTCGTCCGGGCCACCGGCATCGCGCCCGGCCGCACGGAACGGTCGTTCAGCAGGCCGGGAGCGCCCCTGCCGCCCGCCGACGCTGCGGACCTGCTCCCGGAGCTGAACCAGCAGGACACCGACCACGAGATCCTCAAGCAGACCTGGGGTGCGTTCATGCGCACCGGGCTCGACGAGCTCCTCAGGAGCCTCGGGGTGACCCAGGTTGTCGTGGTCGGCGTCGCGACCAGCTTCGGCGTGGAGTCCACCGCACGGCAGGCGTACGAACACGGTTACCACGTCACGCTCGCGACCGACGCGATGACCGACTTCAGCGCCGAAGCGCACGAGAACAGCGTCGTCCGGGTCTTCCCCGCACTCGGGGAGACCGGCACCACCGACGAGGTGCTGAAGCTGGTCGAGACAATCTGA
- a CDS encoding SDR family NAD(P)-dependent oxidoreductase, protein MARDVPRPLSHFHQRGVTDERAHDVSTTAGGEAIVGTALEHFGRIDVVVNNAGIIRWGGLPELDLENLERHLAVHLLGSFTTMRAAWPHFIEQGYGRIVLTTSSGLFGLDNNLSYAAAKAGVIGLARGAKLAGEPHGIKVNLIAPAAQTRMAGGDPLGDDAQAVPGQPFMPSDAVAPMVAFLAHESCPVNGEIYTAGAGRFARVFIASTEGYAHQDGAATIEDVAKNWDAVNDESGVLRPRGPDGLVRRLPQTPVHAGRLNAGRGGAARRGGGGGGRGRGPTSARARRGRLGACGKP, encoded by the coding sequence GTGGCGCGCGACGTTCCGCGGCCGCTGAGCCACTTCCACCAACGAGGAGTCACGGATGAGCGAGCCCACGACGTCTCCACGACGGCGGGCGGAGAGGCGATCGTCGGAACGGCGCTCGAGCACTTCGGCCGTATCGACGTCGTGGTGAACAACGCCGGCATCATCCGGTGGGGCGGCCTGCCGGAGCTCGATCTGGAGAACCTCGAGCGCCACCTCGCCGTGCACCTCCTCGGGTCGTTCACCACCATGCGGGCCGCGTGGCCGCACTTCATCGAGCAGGGCTACGGCCGGATCGTGCTGACGACGTCGAGCGGCCTGTTCGGTCTCGACAACAACCTGTCGTACGCGGCGGCCAAGGCCGGAGTCATCGGCCTCGCCCGCGGCGCGAAGCTGGCCGGCGAGCCGCACGGGATCAAGGTCAACCTCATCGCGCCGGCGGCGCAGACCCGGATGGCCGGCGGCGACCCCCTGGGAGACGACGCCCAGGCTGTGCCGGGACAGCCGTTCATGCCGTCGGACGCCGTGGCACCGATGGTCGCGTTCCTCGCCCACGAGAGCTGCCCCGTCAACGGCGAGATCTACACGGCCGGGGCCGGCCGCTTCGCGCGGGTCTTCATCGCCTCGACCGAGGGCTACGCGCACCAGGACGGCGCGGCCACGATCGAAGACGTCGCCAAGAACTGGGACGCCGTCAACGACGAGTCGGGGGTACTACGTCCCCGCGGACCTGATGGCCTGGTCCGGCGCCTTCCTCAAACACCGGTTCACGCCGGGCGCCTGAACGCCGGGCGCGGGGGGGCGGCGCGGCGGGGGGGGGGGGGGGGGGGGCGGGGCCGGGGGCCCACGTCCGCGCGGGCCCGCCGCGGCAGGCTCGGGGCATGCGGAAAACCCTGA
- a CDS encoding enoyl-CoA hydratase produces MALTYAKPAIDASTALPIEAGLALEADLITKCFASEDARHGLRSFVENGPWRATFRGR; encoded by the coding sequence TTGGCGCTCACCTATGCCAAGCCGGCGATCGACGCCAGTACCGCGTTGCCGATCGAGGCCGGCCTGGCGCTGGAAGCCGACCTGATCACCAAGTGCTTCGCCAGCGAAGACGCGCGGCACGGGCTGCGCAGTTTCGTCGAGAACGGCCCGTGGCGCGCGACGTTCCGCGGCCGCTGA
- a CDS encoding TetR/AcrR family transcriptional regulator: MPRPPGHGPGFEIKRQEIIDQAAELFARQGYAATGIAEIGQVAGLAKGALYYYISSKENLLVEIQDRVLRPLLTSARRIAALDEDPVLRLRLLSQALLENILARLDHVWVYEHDHRHLRGTNRARLLRQRREFEKIIQDLLTAAMDDGSFRKLDPRLAMLQFLNMHNHTYQWVKPGGEWDAETLAREYCTTLVVGFRNPAYQVDDLEDRVREFLAQRQTPAAGLPPAPPDA; encoded by the coding sequence ATGCCAAGACCACCGGGGCACGGGCCGGGCTTCGAGATCAAGCGCCAGGAGATCATCGACCAGGCCGCGGAGCTGTTCGCCAGGCAGGGTTACGCAGCCACCGGCATCGCGGAGATCGGGCAGGTCGCCGGGCTGGCCAAGGGTGCGCTGTACTACTACATCTCCTCCAAGGAGAACCTGCTCGTCGAGATCCAGGACCGGGTGCTGCGCCCGCTGCTGACCTCGGCGCGCCGGATCGCGGCCCTGGACGAGGATCCGGTGCTACGGCTGCGGCTGCTGTCGCAGGCTCTCCTGGAGAACATCCTGGCCCGGCTGGACCACGTCTGGGTGTACGAGCACGACCACCGGCACCTGCGCGGCACGAACCGCGCACGGCTGCTGCGCCAGCGTCGCGAGTTCGAGAAGATCATCCAGGACCTGCTGACCGCAGCGATGGACGACGGATCGTTCCGCAAGCTCGACCCGCGCCTGGCCATGCTCCAGTTCCTGAACATGCACAACCACACTTACCAGTGGGTCAAGCCGGGTGGGGAGTGGGACGCGGAGACACTGGCCCGGGAGTACTGCACCACCCTCGTCGTGGGTTTCCGCAACCCCGCCTACCAGGTCGACGACCTCGAAGACCGCGTTCGCGAGTTCCTCGCCCAGCGCCAGACACCCGCGGCCGGGCTGCCGCCGGCTCCCCCGGACGCGTGA
- a CDS encoding pyruvate dehydrogenase E1 component subunit beta, with translation MGAELAAVAAQEGLWTLDAPVIRVGAAAAPTPCTPSFERVWLSDQERIAAAILS, from the coding sequence GTGGGGGCCGAGTTGGCCGCCGTCGCCGCGCAGGAGGGCCTCTGGACCCTGGACGCCCCGGTGATCCGGGTGGGCGCGGCCGCCGCGCCCACGCCCTGCACACCGTCGTTCGAGCGGGTGTGGCTGTCCGATCAGGAGAGGATCGCCGCGGCGATCCTCTCCTGA
- a CDS encoding thiamine pyrophosphate-dependent enzyme, whose translation MDFAHVDGNDVVGEIVTDLVAKLRTGGGPVLLEAETYRWHGHFEGESAGLP comes from the coding sequence GTGGACTTCGCGCACGTCGACGGCAACGACGTGGTCGGCGAGATCGTGACCGACCTGGTGGCGAAGCTCCGCACCGGGGGCGGCCCGGTCTTACTCGAGGCCGAGACCTACCGGTGGCACGGGCACTTCGAGGGGGAATCCGCAGGGCTACCGTGA
- a CDS encoding thiamine pyrophosphate-dependent enzyme has translation MDEREVVTSTHRGHGHCIAKGLDVTGMLAELMGRTTGTCRSNGGSMHIADPARHLRANRIVAAGWLIVPAATAWTSRTSTATTWSARS, from the coding sequence CTGGACGAGCGGGAGGTCGTCACCTCGACCCATCGCGGGCACGGTCACTGCATTGCCAAGGGCCTCGACGTGACGGGCATGCTCGCCGAGCTGATGGGCCGGACAACCGGAACGTGCCGCAGCAACGGCGGGTCCATGCACATCGCCGACCCCGCAAGGCATCTTCGGGCCAACAGGATCGTGGCGGCCGGCTGGCTGATCGTGCCCGCGGCTACGGCGTGGACTTCGCGCACGTCGACGGCAACGACGTGGTCGGCGAGATCGTGA
- a CDS encoding acyl-CoA dehydrogenase family protein, giving the protein MRGLVYRAAWLGDQGRPFNQEAAMAKLYVSEVANRAAGAAVQIHGGYGCIRESAISRFCADAKTLEIGGAPTRSSAT; this is encoded by the coding sequence ATGCGCGGCCTGGTCTACCGAGCCGCGTGGCTCGGCGACCAGGGCCGCCCGTTCAACCAGGAGGCCGCCATGGCCAAGCTGTACGTCTCGGAGGTGGCCAATCGCGCGGCCGGCGCCGCCGTCCAGATCCACGGTGGCTACGGCTGCATCCGCGAGTCGGCCATCTCCCGGTTCTGTGCAGACGCCAAGACCCTCGAGATCGGCGGGGCACCAACGAGGTCCAGCGCTACGTGA